From a single Bufo bufo chromosome 9, aBufBuf1.1, whole genome shotgun sequence genomic region:
- the DDX59 gene encoding probable ATP-dependent RNA helicase DDX59 isoform X2, protein MFVPRAVKRRQETEGPAVRKKRGAGGLNCQSSVNSNASSCLTSLAAPAVTSLHNALLPTAVSSSCAVLLSPPPPAAVPTHGSPSDAATLDTAGDAGTHGSPSAVTLTTPGDAGTHGSPSAVTLTTPGDTGTHGSPSAVTLTTPGDAGTHGSPSAVTLTTLGDAATYSSTSAHASTAHVTPSSHLSASSASLGPVPPPAPLPPSPSLTPSLPPASDAEDEPIKSYSKLQRWPLQGEPVCVICERYGEYICDQTEHDVCSLECKAKDLLQSTGVSSSEDTALARQSSVNVTAVEQSPFSSPGDIVTVVPPVHQPMEAASSRSNDTSYTYREHEFITQLGQDQIDTLRQQLGLSVHGNLVCRPIIEFEHCNFPPTLCTNLKRAGYELPTPIQMQMIPVGLMERDILASADTGSGKTAAFLLPAVIRCMEQKDAPAALILTPTRELAVQIEKQAQELMFKLPQMKTALLVGGMPLPPQLHRLRQNVQVIIATPGRLLEIISQNAVNLGELKILILDEADTMLKMGFQQQVLEVLENSSPDRQTVLVSATIPDSIERFAQQLLRDPVRITVGEKNQPCSNVRQIVLWVEEPSKKKKLFEILNDSKLFQPPVLVFVDCRLGADLLSEAVHKITELHCVAIHSEKSQSERTKILQGLLQGQYDVVVSTGVLGRGLDLVHVKLVVNFDMPSSMDEYVHQIGRAGRLGHRGTAITFINKNNKNLFWDLVKRVQPTGSLLPPQLLNSPYLQEQKRTEQRKHHDQNKVVTGDQILNLIRKHDRKKPRK, encoded by the exons ATGTTTGTGCCGAGAGCAGTGAAGAGGCGACAGGAAACCGAGGGACCTGCAGTGAGGAAGAAGAGGGGGGCGGGGGGCCTGAACTGTCAGTCGTCAGTAAATAGTAATGCTTCTTCATGTCTGACTTCTCTAGCAGCACCTGCTGTCACTTCTCTTCATAATGCCCTGCTCCCCACTGCAGTGTCCTCCTCCTGTGCTGTCCTTCTctcacctcctcctcctgctgctgtaccAACACATGGATCCCCATCTGATGCTGCAACACTTGACACCGCAGGTGATGCTGGAACGCATGGCTCCCCGTCTGCCGTAACACTGACCACCCCAGGTGATGCTGGAACGCATGGCTCCCCGTCTGCCGTAACACTGACCACCCCAGGTGATACTGGGACGCATGGCTCCCCGTCTGCCGTAACACTGACCACCCCAGGAGATGCTGGAACGCATGGCTCCCCGTCTGCCGTAACACTGACCACCCTAG GTGATGCTGCAACGTATTCATCAACATCTGCCCATGCTTCTACAGCACATGTCACCCCATCTTCCCATctctcagcctcttctgcttctCTGGGTCCTGTACcacctcctgctcctcttccaccATCTCCCTCTCTTACGCCATCCTTACCCCCTGCCTCTGATGCTGAGGATGAACCCATCAAATCCTACAGCAAACTTCAGCGCTGGCCGCTCCAGGGGGAACCTGTCTGTGTTATATGTGAGAGATATGGAGAGTACATCTGTGACCAGACGGAGCACGATGTGTGTAGTTTAGAGTGTAAAGCCAAAGACCTCCTGCAATCTACAGGGGTATCCTCATCGGAAGACACCGCACTTGCTCGCCAGTCATCAGTTAATGTAACCGCTGTAGAACAATCCCCTTTCTCTAGTCCGGGTGACATTGTGACAGTTGTACCCCCTGTGCATCAGCCCATGGAGGCAGCGTCTTCACGATCAAATGATACAAGCTACACCTACAGAGAGCACGAGTTCATCACCCAGCTGGGGCAGGATCAGATTGACACTTTAAGACAGCAGCTTGGCTTATCTGTACATGGAAACCTGGTGTGCAGGCCAATCATAGAGTTTGAGCACTGCAACTTTCCTCCCACGCTTTGCACAAACCTGAAACGGGCCGGATATGAACTGCCTACTCCCATCCAGATGCAGATGATCCCTGTTGGACTGATGGAAAGGGATATCCTGGCGAGTGCTGACACCGGATCTGGGAAGACTGCTGCTTTCCTCCTTCCAGCTGTCATCAGATGTATGGAACAG AAGGACGCCCCCGCTGCACTCATCCTTACGCCCACAAGGGAGCTGGCAGTGCAGATAGAGAAACAGGCCCAGGAGCTGATGTTCAAACTTCCCCAAATGAAGACTGCTTTACTTGTGGGTGGGATGCCATTACCACCCCAGCTGCACCGACTTCGGCAGAATGTGCAG GTTATTATTGCAACTCCTGGAAGACTCTTAGAAATCATTAGTCAAAATGCTGTGAACCTTGGGGAACTGAAGATCCTGAtcctggatgag GCAGACACCATGCTAAAGATGGGGTTTCAGCAGCAAGTGCTTGAGGTTCTGGAGAACAGCTCACCAGATCGTCAGACAGTGCTGGTCTCAGCCACCATTCCCGACAGCATTGAGAGGTTTGCCCAGCAGCTTTTGAGGGATCCAGTGCGGATAACTGTTGGCGAGAAGAACCAACCATGCTCTAATGTTCGTCAGATTGTACTTTGGGTGGAAGAGCCTTCCAAGAAAAAAAAGCTGTTTGAAATACTGAAT GACTCAAAGCTTTTCCAGCCCCCTGTACTGGTGTTTGTGGATTGCCGCCTGGGTGCAGATCTGCTCAGTGAAGCTGTTCATAAGATTACCGAATTACATTGTGTTGCTATTCATTCTGAAAAGTCCCAGTCAGAAAGGACTAAGATACTACAG GGCTTACTGCAGGGGCAATATGATGTTGTAGTCAGCACCGGTGTCCTGGGCAGAGGTCTGGATTTAGTTCATGTGAAATTGGTTGTGAATTTTGACATGCCATCAAGCATGGATGAATATGTTCACCAG ATTGGAAGAGCAGGACGACTGGGTCACCGAGGAACTGCAATTACCTTTAttaataaaaacaacaaaaatctcttctgggatctggtaAAGAGGGTGCAGCCAACAGGGTCCCTGCTTCCCCCGCAGCTGCTGAACTCACCGTATCTCCAGGAGCAGAAGCggacagaacagagaaagcatcATGACCAAAACAAGGTGGTCACAGGAGACCAGATTCTTAATCTCATCCGAAAACATGACAGAAAAAAACCACGCAAGTGA